A single window of Cloacibacillus sp. DNA harbors:
- a CDS encoding AbgT family transporter gives MSGTKRNFMERFIGGVERIGNKLPHPFWIFTFLILFVVALSAVLATADFSVTYLAASKDPSVAPAMKTVVVKSLLSLETLNKYFGSFAGIYGGFYPIGIVLIMMMAIGLAEKSGFLTAMMRKMILGAPVQWIVAIIAFVGINSNLASDAGVVFTPLVAAAMLKSIGMNPWVGIIAGYAAANGGYTANFFIAGTDALLAGITESICIGNNISYPISPLMNWYFLIAGTVVLTTCTVIVSKYFLIPYLGGSATDTDTSELLQHQLTEDEKSGLRAAGIGALIFILALVAMALPSTSFLRNADGGFVPRSPLLSNVVALLFFFFCTIGISFGYAAKTIKSINDIPGMMQDALKGILSFLVVALPAAFFIELFNESQLPTVLAVKGAELLKAADITGIPLFLLFILICTVVNIFITSGTAKWLILGPVFVPMLAMVNISPAMTQLIYRIGDTCTNIISPIDYYVPVILGMLEAYRPKEDQKVGVGTLISLCIPFSIAYMIGFIILLVIWYVLNLPLGPGAGIYM, from the coding sequence ATGTCAGGAACTAAAAGAAACTTTATGGAACGCTTCATAGGTGGAGTAGAAAGAATAGGTAACAAACTACCTCATCCTTTCTGGATATTTACTTTTTTGATTCTCTTTGTTGTAGCATTGTCTGCGGTTCTGGCAACCGCTGATTTCTCAGTAACATACCTTGCCGCTTCGAAAGATCCGTCTGTCGCGCCGGCCATGAAGACGGTAGTTGTAAAAAGTCTATTAAGTTTGGAGACTCTCAATAAATATTTTGGTAGTTTTGCCGGAATATACGGCGGTTTCTATCCCATTGGTATTGTTCTCATCATGATGATGGCTATAGGGTTGGCTGAAAAATCAGGCTTCCTTACGGCAATGATGAGGAAAATGATTCTTGGCGCACCGGTGCAGTGGATCGTCGCGATCATTGCGTTTGTTGGTATCAACTCCAACCTGGCTTCGGACGCAGGCGTGGTTTTTACGCCATTAGTCGCTGCCGCTATGCTCAAATCAATTGGCATGAATCCTTGGGTTGGAATTATAGCAGGCTACGCCGCTGCTAACGGAGGATATACTGCTAACTTCTTTATCGCAGGAACTGACGCCCTTCTGGCCGGCATCACCGAATCTATCTGTATAGGAAACAATATCAGCTATCCGATATCCCCGCTGATGAACTGGTATTTCCTTATAGCAGGCACCGTGGTACTAACTACATGTACCGTGATAGTATCCAAATATTTTCTTATACCCTACCTCGGAGGTTCGGCTACAGATACAGACACAAGCGAATTGTTGCAGCACCAGCTGACGGAAGATGAAAAAAGCGGGCTGCGTGCGGCTGGAATAGGAGCTTTGATTTTTATCTTAGCGCTTGTTGCGATGGCGCTGCCGTCGACCTCGTTCCTTAGAAACGCTGACGGCGGTTTTGTTCCAAGATCTCCATTGCTCAGCAATGTTGTCGCGCTTCTTTTCTTTTTCTTCTGCACCATTGGTATTTCGTTTGGCTACGCAGCTAAGACCATAAAATCCATTAACGACATTCCGGGAATGATGCAGGACGCCCTAAAGGGTATTTTAAGTTTTCTTGTTGTTGCGCTCCCTGCGGCATTCTTCATAGAACTTTTCAATGAAAGCCAGCTTCCGACGGTACTCGCGGTCAAGGGCGCCGAATTGTTAAAAGCGGCTGATATTACCGGGATTCCGTTGTTCCTCCTGTTCATTCTAATATGTACGGTAGTAAATATTTTCATAACGTCAGGGACGGCAAAGTGGCTCATCCTTGGCCCTGTATTCGTCCCCATGCTTGCGATGGTTAATATTTCCCCGGCAATGACCCAGCTTATCTACCGAATTGGCGACACCTGCACCAATATAATTTCGCCTATAGATTATTACGTCCCTGTAATACTTGGAATGCTGGAAGCGTATCGTCCCAAAGAGGATCAAAAGGTTGGCGTCGGCACGTTGATATCCCTTTGCATCCCTTTTAGTATCGCCTATATGATCGGGTTCATCATTCTCCTTGTCATTTGGTACGTATTAAATCTTCCGTTAGGACCGGGCGCTGGAATATATATGTAA
- a CDS encoding glycine/sarcosine/betaine reductase component B subunit, with protein MRLEIGKFNVKDIVFDHRTSFSDGQLSINKEEALAVILKDTHITYADLKIVHPGDMVRLVPVKDSVEFRCKVDGGEGAYPGVTSPLGQAGKGKTHVLSGTSLIAVGRHWGGFQDGLIDMGGQYQHYTIWGDMVNLVMIADTDEIEEQREQQKKNHAIRWAALRLAEYIAQSVRDLTPEEVDVYELPPVTDRSEDIKNLPGVVYILQCQTQMEAQGYNTLVYGWDGNRMLPTYLHPNEILDGAMVSGSFMPSSSKISTYEYSTSPTIKALYNAHGKTINFLGVILSTLNPKMEEKERCVMMAAKLALSIGATGAIVAEEGYGNPDVDYTAMLVELERFGIKTVGLSDEATGRDGASQPLVSMNPATTALVTTGNVSEFYRLAPMEVIGELDALARDGNSGGWEGCIDADGGCVIENNGMFCANHISGYSKRSCTDF; from the coding sequence ATGAGATTAGAAATTGGAAAGTTTAATGTAAAAGATATTGTTTTTGACCACCGGACGTCATTCAGTGACGGACAACTCAGCATAAACAAAGAAGAGGCTCTGGCTGTCATTCTCAAAGATACGCATATTACCTACGCCGACCTTAAAATTGTACATCCCGGCGATATGGTAAGGTTGGTTCCCGTCAAGGATTCCGTGGAGTTTCGCTGCAAAGTCGACGGCGGTGAAGGCGCATACCCGGGGGTGACTTCACCCCTGGGACAGGCTGGAAAAGGTAAAACGCATGTACTGAGCGGAACCTCTTTGATTGCAGTAGGCAGACATTGGGGAGGCTTTCAAGACGGCCTTATCGACATGGGAGGTCAATATCAGCACTACACGATATGGGGCGACATGGTCAATCTCGTCATGATAGCCGATACCGATGAAATAGAGGAACAGCGCGAACAGCAGAAAAAAAACCATGCTATACGTTGGGCGGCGCTAAGGCTTGCCGAATATATCGCGCAGTCGGTAAGAGATCTGACCCCAGAGGAAGTTGATGTCTACGAGTTGCCTCCTGTGACGGATCGCAGCGAAGATATTAAAAATTTACCTGGCGTGGTCTATATACTCCAATGTCAGACGCAGATGGAAGCGCAAGGTTACAATACGCTCGTTTATGGATGGGATGGCAATCGAATGCTGCCCACGTACCTGCATCCAAACGAGATCTTAGACGGAGCAATGGTGTCGGGCAGCTTTATGCCCAGTTCGTCAAAAATATCCACCTACGAGTATTCCACTTCGCCCACTATTAAAGCGCTGTATAACGCTCATGGCAAAACGATTAACTTTTTGGGTGTGATCCTTTCCACGCTTAATCCTAAAATGGAAGAAAAAGAACGTTGCGTAATGATGGCGGCGAAGCTGGCTCTTTCAATTGGCGCAACCGGAGCTATCGTTGCGGAAGAGGGATACGGAAATCCAGATGTTGATTATACTGCCATGCTGGTAGAGCTGGAGCGTTTTGGGATAAAGACGGTGGGATTATCCGATGAAGCAACGGGACGCGATGGCGCATCTCAGCCGTTGGTATCCATGAACCCTGCCACAACCGCACTGGTTACAACGGGCAATGTTTCTGAATTCTATAGACTGGCTCCTATGGAAGTGATAGGAGAACTGGACGCTCTTGCCCGCGACGGCAACTCAGGCGGCTGGGAAGGTTGTATTGATGCAGACGGCGGCTGTGTTATTGAAAATAACGGTATGTTCTGCGCCAATCATATAAGTGGTTATTCAAAGAGAAGTTGTACAGACTTCTAA
- a CDS encoding amidohydrolase has protein sequence MQGLREKLIETRRDFHKYAESMWKEYRTTSIVAKHLIALGIPITMGADLSVKGMQFQYPDKETIENEKQRAILQGADPELIEKMCDLPGVMGTIDTGREGPVTAFRFDMDALPFSETLNEDHKPVRENYVSINDGSCHACGHDGHTAVGMVVAEELMKIKDQLCGKIKLIFQPSEEGGGGARGIVEKGCLDDVQYLFVGHVGLTKLDGLPLKSHGIIGGAKDFLDSRRYNIIYKGKAAHPCGNPNDGKNALLASCVAALGIHTIPPHSQGEFHQNVGVMHAGSSRNTIAADSYMEVEVRGENDIVAEYGERKMLAVVKGAAEAYEVGYDVVLIGKSASGASDDAAIDIVIKCAKTLPWFTEFHSVGSVGGSDDASEMLRRVQKNGGVGTYIGLGTNFTTSFHDKAFDFDEDVLEPSAELFVKIVEEVQSNN, from the coding sequence ATGCAGGGTTTAAGAGAAAAACTAATAGAGACTCGCAGAGATTTTCATAAGTATGCTGAATCTATGTGGAAAGAGTACAGGACCACATCTATCGTGGCCAAACATCTTATTGCTTTGGGTATACCGATAACGATGGGCGCCGATCTGTCAGTCAAAGGTATGCAGTTTCAGTATCCAGACAAGGAAACTATAGAAAACGAAAAACAAAGAGCTATCTTACAGGGCGCGGATCCGGAGCTCATTGAGAAAATGTGTGACTTGCCTGGGGTAATGGGTACAATTGACACTGGCAGAGAGGGCCCCGTGACAGCGTTTCGTTTTGATATGGACGCCCTCCCATTCTCAGAGACCCTGAACGAAGACCATAAGCCAGTCAGAGAAAATTATGTATCAATAAACGATGGGTCCTGCCATGCGTGCGGCCACGATGGACATACTGCTGTGGGCATGGTTGTAGCAGAAGAATTAATGAAGATAAAAGATCAGCTATGCGGAAAAATAAAGTTGATTTTCCAGCCATCAGAAGAAGGCGGCGGCGGCGCACGCGGTATCGTCGAAAAAGGTTGTCTTGACGATGTGCAGTATCTTTTTGTCGGGCATGTTGGACTTACCAAGTTGGATGGGCTTCCCCTTAAGTCTCATGGCATCATTGGAGGCGCTAAAGATTTTCTGGACAGCAGAAGATATAACATTATATATAAAGGGAAAGCCGCTCACCCGTGCGGCAATCCTAACGATGGCAAAAACGCGCTTCTTGCCTCATGTGTGGCCGCGCTCGGCATACATACGATACCGCCGCACAGCCAAGGCGAATTTCATCAGAATGTCGGCGTTATGCACGCGGGAAGCTCGCGTAATACTATCGCCGCAGATTCCTATATGGAGGTAGAAGTTCGCGGAGAGAACGACATCGTGGCAGAATACGGGGAAAGAAAGATGCTTGCGGTTGTAAAAGGCGCAGCCGAAGCATACGAAGTGGGCTATGATGTTGTATTGATAGGCAAATCTGCTTCAGGTGCTTCTGATGACGCCGCCATTGACATAGTAATAAAATGTGCAAAAACTCTACCGTGGTTCACCGAATTTCATAGCGTGGGCAGTGTCGGCGGAAGTGACGATGCCTCAGAAATGTTGCGGCGCGTGCAAAAAAATGGGGGCGTTGGCACCTACATAGGCCTTGGCACCAATTTTACGACGAGTTTCCACGACAAAGCCTTTGATTTTGACGAAGATGTGTTAGAGCCGTCAGCAGAACTCTTCGTAAAAATCGTGGAAGAAGTGCAGTCTAACAATTAA
- a CDS encoding glycine/betaine/sarcosine/D-proline family reductase selenoprotein B, with product MKLKAIHYINQFFGQLGGEDAADSQPLLHEKIVGCSNILNSLMPHVTIEKTIVCGDNYITNHTDEALEKIFKWLDAEEFDIFFAGPAFLAGRYGIGCGLICKAVAERYHVPVITSMHEENPGIEQYKSFCYIFKGGRKATFMKEDISMMAAFAEKIAVGAELLPAKEEGYFPRGIRREIMAKDGKLACDRALEMLLKKLGGENFDTELQIPSIDKIPPAAPIRDLKDAKIALVSSSGVVPASNPDHIQSASAQKWGKYNIAGMDSLPGGEYKTIHAGFDPAAICKVPDRGVPLDAMRAYEKQGKFAKLHDYYYVTVGTGTTQNYAAKFGKEIALELKEANVDAVVLTATUGTCTRCGATMAKEIERAGIPVVVMCNLIDVAKTVGSNRIVPTVSVPYPLGDPMLSKEAEWALRYHRVGVALDSLATDIKEAVVFKVEI from the coding sequence ATGAAATTGAAAGCTATACATTACATTAACCAGTTTTTTGGACAGCTCGGAGGAGAAGATGCAGCCGACAGTCAACCGCTGCTGCATGAAAAAATAGTAGGCTGCTCGAATATTCTCAATTCATTAATGCCGCATGTCACAATAGAGAAAACGATTGTGTGTGGAGATAACTATATAACGAATCACACAGATGAGGCGCTGGAAAAGATTTTTAAATGGCTTGATGCGGAAGAATTTGATATATTTTTTGCAGGGCCGGCATTTCTAGCTGGGCGCTACGGCATTGGCTGCGGTTTGATTTGCAAGGCGGTGGCGGAGCGTTATCACGTACCGGTGATAACATCGATGCACGAAGAGAACCCCGGCATAGAGCAGTATAAATCCTTCTGTTACATATTTAAAGGCGGCAGAAAAGCAACCTTTATGAAAGAGGATATCAGCATGATGGCCGCATTTGCAGAAAAAATAGCTGTAGGAGCGGAATTGTTGCCGGCCAAGGAAGAAGGGTATTTTCCGCGAGGCATACGTCGAGAAATAATGGCAAAAGACGGAAAGTTAGCCTGCGACCGAGCGCTGGAGATGCTGTTGAAAAAATTGGGTGGAGAAAATTTTGACACTGAGCTCCAGATTCCATCAATAGATAAAATACCGCCCGCAGCCCCCATTAGAGATCTTAAAGACGCTAAGATTGCTCTTGTTTCCTCAAGCGGAGTCGTGCCGGCAAGCAATCCCGATCATATCCAAAGCGCGTCCGCCCAAAAATGGGGCAAATATAATATTGCAGGTATGGACTCTCTGCCAGGTGGAGAGTATAAAACAATACATGCTGGTTTTGATCCTGCCGCAATATGCAAAGTCCCAGATCGCGGTGTACCTCTTGATGCAATGCGAGCGTATGAAAAACAGGGCAAATTCGCTAAATTGCATGATTATTACTATGTAACGGTGGGCACCGGAACTACCCAGAATTATGCGGCGAAGTTCGGGAAAGAGATAGCGCTAGAACTCAAAGAGGCAAATGTTGACGCTGTTGTTCTTACCGCCACCTGAGGAACCTGTACTCGTTGCGGAGCAACGATGGCGAAGGAAATTGAGCGCGCTGGGATTCCTGTTGTAGTGATGTGTAACCTGATAGATGTCGCCAAAACGGTAGGTTCTAATCGAATCGTCCCGACCGTGTCAGTGCCTTATCCGCTCGGCGACCCAATGTTGTCGAAAGAAGCAGAATGGGCGTTGCGATACCATCGCGTGGGGGTTGCATTAGATTCTCTTGCGACGGACATCAAAGAAGCTGTCGTATTTAAAGTAGAGATTTAA